From Natrinema amylolyticum, the proteins below share one genomic window:
- a CDS encoding cohesin domain-containing protein has translation MDASDDGSRSLDEAVAAGLRLVSGTGLAVLLALTLSIAPIAGTAAAIDQVAIVSPDRSQVEAAPGETVEIDVTLRSQGGHGGEGIDAVTLIARYHPEYLEIEGIDRGPWLEGGDTEIQTTETLAHERGTAIIEQRREPAAGGATGVGTIATLTVRVAEDAPAGATTISFDESDVNTTGDWPVAVVDESATVAIDGGTESLDPLESFDHPDPNKLARDSDGENGGNGSSDAENESAATDDSEPVPGFTAEIGLAAVTMGLLLFAVARDRRRG, from the coding sequence ATGGACGCAAGTGATGATGGATCCCGCTCGCTCGACGAGGCGGTAGCCGCCGGTCTCCGCCTCGTCAGCGGCACTGGTCTCGCCGTCCTGCTCGCTCTCACCCTCTCGATCGCGCCCATCGCGGGGACGGCCGCCGCGATCGATCAGGTCGCGATCGTCTCGCCCGATCGATCACAGGTCGAGGCCGCGCCCGGCGAGACGGTCGAAATCGACGTGACCCTCCGGAGTCAGGGCGGTCACGGCGGGGAGGGTATCGACGCGGTGACGCTGATCGCCCGGTACCACCCCGAGTACCTCGAGATCGAGGGCATCGACCGGGGCCCGTGGCTCGAGGGGGGCGACACCGAGATTCAGACGACGGAGACACTCGCCCACGAGCGGGGGACGGCGATCATCGAGCAGCGCCGCGAGCCGGCCGCCGGCGGTGCGACCGGCGTGGGGACGATCGCGACGCTGACCGTCCGGGTCGCCGAGGACGCGCCGGCCGGTGCGACGACGATTTCGTTCGACGAGAGCGACGTCAACACCACCGGAGACTGGCCGGTCGCCGTCGTCGACGAGTCCGCGACGGTCGCGATCGACGGCGGCACCGAGTCGCTCGACCCGCTCGAGTCGTTCGACCATCCCGATCCCAACAAACTGGCGCGGGACTCGGACGGCGAGAACGGGGGAAACGGCTCGAGCGATGCCGAGAACGAATCGGCGGCGACCGACGACAGTGAGCCGGTTCCGGGGTTCACGGCTGAGATCGGGCTCGCGGCCGTTACGATGGGATTACTGCTTTTCGCAGTCGCTCGTGACCGTCGCCGGGGATAA
- a CDS encoding DUF1059 domain-containing protein has protein sequence MTTNTRSKDSATGLQVACDTAVSGCVFRMRTEADDKERLLETTREHVRERHGKDVSLDEIDARHVETVEVELEEAD, from the coding sequence ATGACTACGAATACACGATCGAAAGACAGCGCGACGGGCCTTCAAGTGGCGTGCGATACAGCGGTTTCAGGGTGTGTCTTCCGCATGCGTACCGAGGCGGACGACAAGGAACGACTGCTGGAGACGACTCGTGAGCACGTCAGAGAACGACACGGGAAAGACGTCAGCCTCGACGAGATCGACGCCCGCCACGTGGAAACGGTCGAGGTCGAACTCGAGGAGGCGGACTGA
- a CDS encoding ATP-binding protein, translating to MSDLGDFGDFDADAGTEDGSAADETGSPSSSGSEGAASSTSDEVTNDFEATTVEPSGEDVGIGTICVSQGLRIAEDADDTTLRAYVTRGNRSSIRIGSYLLAPYPDGETLFCRITGLEYAQQYHADDATEIHARRAMRTDEIDEADYKFVANLEPVAVLYDDDGELKRRMTDRVPKPQTVIRQADDTEEIKTGLKMPDDGVFLGHLSVGGEKVRTAASPPTIDYRLKDDYDAGDPLVFRHSLIAGGTGSGKTHGAKNILRQYLADDRTYPMDDGREVSPAVVQFDPQDEYAQMHDDNPDLDDEFARRLEREGIAYGGHDDTTAFIPKVGSASYAAGHHRAEQVEFTIPFSMVHDNPWLVAGSGLNDNQYGALTSVLLPRFRKQYRSGGTYEEFTTFLDDPALREELDESGRVHEATFDAVRRRVLGFGHVFDQDARPITELVHDFVRPGGLTVVPTYHINDSRATEAIVLAVSSLIIDQKLSNDPDYDRVKETPLVLGMDEAHNFLTDADSVQAGKVITKFTEAAKQGRKERLGLFLITQDPQDIHDAVFKQINTTVVLNLGDEDAIKSVNIPSNLESKVPYMEKGQMVVYSPDNSEPVELIGLPKCLTRHGRD from the coding sequence ATGAGCGATCTGGGAGACTTCGGCGATTTCGACGCCGACGCCGGTACCGAAGACGGCTCGGCGGCCGACGAGACGGGCTCGCCGTCGTCTTCGGGTTCTGAGGGCGCGGCGAGTTCCACGAGCGACGAGGTAACGAACGATTTCGAGGCGACGACGGTCGAGCCCAGCGGCGAGGACGTCGGTATCGGGACGATCTGCGTCTCCCAGGGCCTGCGAATCGCCGAGGACGCGGACGATACGACGCTGCGAGCGTACGTCACCCGCGGCAACCGGTCGTCGATCCGCATCGGGAGCTACCTGCTCGCGCCCTATCCCGACGGCGAGACGCTGTTCTGCCGGATTACGGGACTCGAGTACGCCCAGCAGTATCACGCCGACGACGCGACGGAGATCCACGCGCGGCGGGCGATGCGGACCGACGAGATCGACGAGGCCGACTACAAGTTCGTCGCGAATCTCGAGCCCGTCGCGGTGCTGTACGACGACGACGGCGAACTCAAACGGCGGATGACCGACCGCGTGCCGAAACCCCAGACGGTGATCCGGCAGGCCGACGACACCGAGGAGATCAAAACGGGGCTGAAGATGCCCGACGACGGCGTCTTCCTGGGTCACCTCTCGGTCGGCGGCGAGAAGGTGCGGACCGCTGCGTCGCCGCCAACTATCGATTACCGGCTGAAAGACGACTACGACGCCGGCGATCCGCTCGTCTTCCGCCACTCGCTGATCGCCGGCGGAACGGGGTCGGGGAAGACCCACGGCGCAAAGAACATTCTCCGGCAGTACCTCGCCGACGACCGGACCTACCCCATGGACGACGGCCGCGAGGTCAGCCCCGCCGTCGTCCAGTTCGATCCCCAGGACGAGTACGCCCAGATGCACGACGACAACCCCGATCTGGACGACGAGTTCGCGCGTCGCCTCGAGCGCGAGGGAATCGCCTACGGCGGCCACGACGATACGACCGCCTTCATTCCGAAGGTCGGGTCAGCGTCGTACGCGGCGGGCCACCACCGCGCGGAACAGGTCGAGTTCACGATTCCGTTCTCGATGGTCCACGACAACCCGTGGCTGGTCGCGGGCAGCGGGCTGAACGACAACCAGTACGGCGCGCTCACCAGCGTGCTCCTCCCGCGGTTCCGCAAGCAGTACAGGAGCGGGGGGACCTACGAGGAGTTCACGACGTTCCTCGACGACCCCGCGCTGCGTGAGGAACTCGACGAGTCGGGTCGCGTCCACGAGGCGACCTTCGACGCCGTCCGGCGGCGGGTGCTCGGCTTCGGGCACGTCTTCGATCAGGACGCGCGTCCGATCACCGAGCTCGTCCACGACTTCGTCCGCCCCGGCGGGCTGACCGTGGTGCCGACCTACCACATCAACGACAGCCGGGCCACCGAGGCTATCGTCCTCGCGGTCTCCTCGCTCATCATCGACCAGAAGCTCTCGAACGATCCGGACTACGACCGGGTCAAGGAGACCCCGCTCGTGCTGGGTATGGACGAGGCCCACAACTTCCTGACCGACGCCGACTCGGTTCAGGCCGGAAAGGTCATCACGAAGTTCACCGAGGCCGCCAAGCAGGGCCGAAAGGAGCGCCTCGGTCTCTTCCTCATCACGCAGGATCCCCAGGACATCCACGACGCCGTGTTCAAGCAGATCAACACCACCGTCGTGCTCAACCTCGGCGACGAGGACGCCATCAAGAGCGTGAACATTCCCAGCAACCTCGAGTCCAAAGTGCCCTACATGGAGAAGGGCCAGATGGTCGTCTACTCGCCGGATAATTCGGAGCCCGTCGAACTCATCGGGCTGCCGAAATGTCTGACTCGGCACGGACGGGACTGA
- a CDS encoding DUF7344 domain-containing protein — protein sequence MSSDAHLGGSMPDPLATVPTECYEILRHPRRLRLLEVLGCRQTRLSLSELTTALIDETTGSNGQTRHEVRISLVHNHLPRLEDYEIIDWTDDGVALVDEPPVHPADLSVLLDLCEDENARTLLETLVDPVRMRLLAVLEEADQPLSLEQLASRLSAHDGGPFADAERATIALHHSHLPAMAEIGVIGYDHDSRLVTRYDQVVSIVE from the coding sequence ATGAGTTCGGACGCTCACCTCGGCGGCAGCATGCCCGACCCCCTCGCAACCGTTCCGACAGAGTGTTACGAGATCCTCCGTCACCCTCGCCGGCTTCGCCTGCTCGAGGTGCTCGGTTGCCGACAGACGCGACTCTCCCTGTCGGAACTGACGACGGCCCTGATCGACGAGACGACGGGATCGAACGGGCAGACCCGACACGAGGTGCGCATCAGCCTCGTTCACAACCACCTCCCGAGACTCGAGGACTACGAGATCATCGACTGGACCGACGACGGCGTCGCGCTCGTTGACGAACCGCCGGTTCACCCCGCCGATCTCTCCGTCTTGCTCGATCTCTGTGAGGACGAGAACGCGCGAACCCTGCTCGAGACGCTCGTCGATCCCGTCCGGATGCGGCTGCTCGCTGTCCTCGAGGAAGCCGACCAGCCGCTCTCGCTCGAGCAGCTCGCCAGCCGACTCAGCGCCCACGACGGTGGGCCGTTCGCCGACGCCGAGCGCGCGACGATCGCACTCCACCACTCTCACCTGCCTGCGATGGCCGAGATCGGCGTCATCGGTTACGATCACGACTCTCGCCTCGTCACGCGATACGATCAGGTCGTCTCGATCGTCGAGTAA
- a CDS encoding DUF7113 family protein — protein MLMVRGRAGGTELTGTLYERGERAPTFSGAPDEDAAYVWVCDEFYEVDSGGTTQLVDGREVNLAFESPMPRGFDTRDQALEGAKEHVRTQFARIGVDPDDVELEVEKNDG, from the coding sequence ATGCTCATGGTACGCGGTCGGGCGGGCGGGACCGAACTCACTGGGACGCTGTACGAACGGGGTGAGCGAGCACCCACGTTCAGCGGCGCACCCGACGAAGACGCCGCGTACGTCTGGGTCTGCGACGAGTTCTACGAAGTCGATAGCGGCGGGACGACGCAACTCGTCGACGGTCGCGAGGTCAACCTCGCCTTCGAGTCGCCCATGCCGCGCGGCTTCGATACCCGCGATCAGGCCCTCGAGGGAGCCAAGGAACACGTCCGAACGCAGTTCGCGCGGATCGGGGTCGACCCCGACGACGTCGAACTCGAGGTCGAAAAAAACGACGGCTAG
- a CDS encoding helix-turn-helix transcriptional regulator — translation MISTVADSPLDDIEFLARSEHRVTALEALVRRPQSGDDLREITGTSKSTIRRTLREFEARHWIERNGHRYEATQLGTFVASGMGELIGRFETEQKLRDVWQWLPNEASGFSIEMGADAVVTVARSDDPYRPVNRFASLLRETDRFRFVGFDLALLEPCKDELARRIGDGMDTEIIDPPSVARHILSTYPEHCSGPHESGRLAVRLHDDLPPYGVAILDHRVGISGHCPESGTVRVLLDTDTPEARDWAESTYASFRRDSRPLASELIAE, via the coding sequence ATGATATCTACTGTCGCAGATTCGCCGCTCGACGATATCGAATTCCTCGCGCGGTCGGAACATCGCGTGACCGCGCTCGAGGCACTGGTCAGACGGCCACAGAGCGGGGACGATCTCCGGGAGATAACCGGGACTTCGAAGTCCACGATCCGACGGACGCTCCGCGAGTTCGAGGCCCGACACTGGATCGAGCGGAACGGACACCGGTACGAGGCGACACAGCTGGGTACGTTCGTCGCGTCGGGGATGGGGGAATTAATCGGCCGGTTCGAAACCGAGCAGAAACTCCGCGACGTCTGGCAGTGGCTCCCGAACGAAGCGAGCGGTTTCTCGATCGAGATGGGGGCCGATGCGGTCGTGACGGTCGCCCGATCCGACGATCCGTACCGTCCGGTGAACCGGTTCGCGTCGCTGCTCCGAGAAACGGACCGGTTTCGGTTCGTCGGGTTCGATCTGGCCTTACTCGAACCGTGTAAGGACGAACTCGCTCGACGGATCGGCGACGGGATGGACACGGAAATCATCGATCCACCGTCCGTCGCCAGACACATCCTCTCGACCTACCCGGAGCACTGTTCCGGGCCTCATGAGAGCGGTCGTCTCGCGGTCCGACTCCACGACGACTTGCCGCCGTACGGGGTCGCTATCCTCGATCATCGAGTCGGGATCAGCGGACACTGTCCCGAGAGCGGGACGGTTCGGGTGTTACTCGATACCGACACACCGGAGGCGCGTGACTGGGCGGAGTCGACGTACGCGTCCTTCAGACGCGACTCTCGACCGCTCGCTTCCGAACTGATCGCCGAATGA